A genomic region of Methanobacterium sp. SMA-27 contains the following coding sequences:
- a CDS encoding TrmB family transcriptional regulator yields MIPIKQATINALKILGLTDYESKAYLSLASLISATALEISEDSGVPLSRTYDVLKSLHKKDFLEIKRGKPLIYGVVPPQDVFEKSRVKIKDELDEAESEVVNIYESQISKSPAPIWLIYGSDKIIKKELEIIGRAKSTLHIAAGFMFHEEVEKLNDALTKSLKRGIQTRIIVAPYSITDGEKIDISEGIKELDCEKKTFQIPFIKVIIRDKKEMLLIFCKFKDESVISQTAIGVWNQYTEFVETIADLYNVVWVMNFFNKSNMDTFMED; encoded by the coding sequence ATTATTCCAATAAAACAAGCCACAATAAATGCATTAAAAATATTAGGACTTACTGATTATGAATCTAAAGCATATCTGTCTTTGGCTTCATTGATATCTGCTACTGCGTTAGAAATTAGTGAAGATTCCGGTGTGCCACTTTCCAGAACATATGATGTATTAAAGAGTTTACATAAAAAAGATTTTTTAGAAATTAAGAGAGGAAAACCGTTGATATATGGGGTTGTGCCTCCGCAGGATGTTTTTGAAAAATCAAGAGTGAAGATCAAAGATGAACTCGATGAAGCGGAATCAGAAGTGGTTAACATCTATGAGAGTCAAATATCAAAATCTCCTGCTCCTATTTGGTTGATTTATGGTTCTGATAAGATTATAAAAAAAGAATTAGAAATTATTGGCCGTGCTAAGAGTACTCTGCACATTGCAGCGGGGTTCATGTTTCATGAAGAAGTTGAAAAATTGAATGATGCTTTAACTAAGTCATTAAAGAGAGGAATTCAGACTAGGATTATTGTAGCGCCATATAGCATTACTGATGGAGAAAAAATAGACATTTCTGAGGGTATTAAAGAATTAGATTGTGAGAAAAAGACATTCCAAATACCATTCATAAAGGTCATAATCAGAGATAAAAAAGAAATGCTATTGATATTTTGTAAATTTAAGGATGAAAGTGTAATATCTCAAACAGCAATTGGTGTATGGAATCAATATACTGAATTTGTGGAAACAATTGCAGATTTATATAATGTGGTTTGGGTCATGAACTTTTTCAACAAAAGTAATATGGATACCTTTATGGAAGATTGA
- a CDS encoding NAD(P)-binding domain-containing protein: MYYQECENLAYKHPDLRKVIEQIDTKLHTISPSANLNSKIIAKKINERESQVSGIFELLCEDEYQLLYKQKYIKCPYCETLNDFNDYEKAIDNEEIIECSYCDKDLIKSSPKEIEAYRLNPGKIIMNEEDKSKSKNESETERPSMKFNQKLPPEFIQNPFENTPLMYYFSREPEWEKSKPFGGKRVFFVLHFLKDLIPFVSACESLGLDLKNSYFFYKEYPYPQREAIGNWLEKKGAIVKPRSNIKYYLKQLAESPPEHIGEILIIEDGGFIVPLIHNEFPKLINNVIGAVEQTTRGIRNDEKVKLKFPVISVATSDLKNEFEPKYISEAVVNNVKKLLPQISLRGKDIALFGCGAIGKELANRLRSNGSNVTIYEPSDNNRLWAHQNGFTLSNSPRDAVLNKNFVIGASGNESIDSNVIPNLSHNTYLVSASSELYEIDIEELSRRSKEQEPLMNGIDVIGKSFIDLKGNKINVLANGYPINFWGFESMPEEASDLIMGLILLSAAELALRNYSKPTINSEAVNQIAEKHDIARKFLNHQ; this comes from the coding sequence ATGTATTATCAAGAGTGCGAGAACTTAGCATATAAACATCCTGACTTGAGAAAAGTCATTGAACAAATAGATACTAAACTACATACAATAAGTCCCTCAGCCAATTTAAACTCAAAAATAATCGCTAAAAAAATTAATGAAAGAGAAAGTCAAGTATCTGGTATTTTTGAACTGTTATGTGAAGATGAATATCAATTACTTTACAAACAAAAGTATATAAAATGCCCATATTGTGAAACACTAAATGATTTTAACGATTATGAAAAGGCTATAGATAATGAAGAAATAATTGAATGTTCTTATTGCGACAAAGACCTAATAAAAAGTTCTCCAAAAGAAATTGAAGCATATAGACTAAATCCTGGAAAAATTATAATGAACGAAGAAGACAAATCTAAATCTAAAAATGAATCTGAAACTGAACGTCCTTCGATGAAATTTAATCAAAAATTACCTCCGGAATTTATTCAAAATCCTTTTGAAAATACGCCTCTAATGTATTATTTTTCAAGAGAACCTGAATGGGAAAAATCAAAACCATTTGGGGGTAAACGTGTATTTTTTGTTTTACATTTTCTAAAAGATCTTATCCCTTTTGTAAGTGCTTGTGAGAGTTTAGGATTGGATTTAAAAAATAGTTATTTCTTTTACAAAGAGTATCCATATCCTCAAAGAGAAGCTATTGGGAATTGGTTGGAGAAAAAAGGTGCTATTGTGAAACCTCGTTCTAATATAAAGTATTATCTTAAACAACTTGCTGAAAGTCCACCAGAGCATATTGGGGAAATTTTGATTATTGAAGATGGTGGTTTTATTGTCCCATTAATTCACAATGAATTCCCTAAATTAATTAATAATGTAATTGGGGCAGTAGAACAAACTACCAGAGGTATTAGAAATGATGAAAAAGTAAAATTAAAATTTCCAGTTATTTCGGTTGCTACTAGCGATTTAAAAAATGAATTTGAGCCCAAATATATATCAGAAGCTGTAGTAAATAACGTAAAAAAATTACTTCCTCAAATATCTTTACGAGGAAAAGATATTGCGTTATTTGGATGTGGTGCAATTGGGAAAGAATTAGCCAATAGACTTCGAAGTAATGGATCAAATGTTACTATATACGAACCATCAGATAATAACCGTTTATGGGCACATCAAAACGGATTTACCTTATCTAATTCTCCCAGAGATGCAGTCCTAAATAAAAACTTTGTGATAGGAGCTTCAGGAAATGAATCAATAGATTCAAATGTAATTCCTAATTTATCTCATAATACTTATTTAGTTAGTGCATCATCAGAACTGTATGAAATTGACATTGAAGAGTTAAGTAGACGATCAAAAGAACAAGAACCTTTAATGAATGGTATTGATGTAATTGGTAAATCTTTCATAGATTTGAAAGGAAACAAAATTAATGTTTTAGCTAATGGTTACCCAATAAACTTCTGGGGATTTGAGAGTATGCCTGAAGAAGCTAGTGATTTAATTATGGGGCTTATATTGTTATCGGCAGCCGAGTTGGCATTAAGAAATTATTCAAAACCAACTATAAACTCTGAAGCAGTGAATCAAATTGCAGAAAAGCACGATATCGCACGGAAATTTTTAAATCATCAATGA
- a CDS encoding helix-turn-helix domain-containing protein, with translation MGVGLTIGKKLDQITEVDLESLKENEVLENKTIEYKEELNLGSREDRKEFLADVSSFANASGGDIIVGIIEDEGIPTAIEGIEKDILDILKGKIEGLLRDGTEPRVHVDLHEVQLLNSKSALIIRVPNSWRSPHRVLMKDYSFYSRNSNGKYQFDIEELRNAFSLSETLIDNIKTFREDRLSKVYTNDAPIPLNDQGKTIVHIIPIKAFNPSQNYDINSVNRDKLKLINNSASDIRYNLDGKIGYNQTYPSNYVQLFRNGIIESVDVELTYSPHDGKVMPKGIYEKELINAIINYLVILNDLNVETPVFIFISLVGVKGYTMATNDNEYRDERRRIHHLIDRDVLLLPETIIEDYDDEIVKLLKPIFDSLWNACGYPSSPNYNDNGEWEPI, from the coding sequence ATGGGGGTTGGTCTTACGATAGGAAAAAAGTTGGATCAAATAACTGAAGTAGATTTGGAGTCTTTAAAAGAAAATGAAGTGTTGGAAAATAAAACTATTGAATATAAAGAAGAATTGAATCTTGGAAGTAGAGAGGATCGGAAGGAGTTTCTAGCAGATGTATCTTCTTTTGCAAATGCAAGTGGTGGAGACATTATTGTTGGCATTATTGAAGATGAAGGAATTCCAACTGCAATTGAAGGAATAGAAAAGGATATCTTAGACATTTTAAAAGGCAAAATCGAAGGATTATTAAGAGATGGAACAGAACCTAGAGTTCATGTAGATCTTCATGAAGTTCAACTCTTAAATTCAAAATCAGCACTTATAATTAGAGTTCCAAACAGCTGGAGAAGTCCTCATAGGGTATTAATGAAAGATTATAGTTTCTATTCTAGAAATTCAAATGGTAAATATCAATTTGACATTGAAGAGCTTCGTAATGCTTTTAGTTTATCTGAAACACTCATAGATAATATTAAAACATTCAGAGAGGATAGATTGTCAAAAGTTTATACTAATGATGCCCCAATTCCTTTAAATGATCAAGGAAAAACAATTGTTCACATCATTCCTATTAAAGCTTTTAATCCAAGTCAGAATTATGATATAAATAGTGTAAATCGGGATAAGTTAAAATTAATTAATAATAGTGCAAGTGATATAAGGTATAATTTAGATGGAAAAATAGGTTACAATCAAACCTATCCCTCAAACTATGTTCAATTATTCAGAAATGGAATAATCGAGTCGGTTGACGTAGAATTAACTTATTCTCCGCATGATGGTAAAGTTATGCCAAAGGGTATTTATGAAAAAGAATTAATTAATGCTATAATAAATTATTTAGTAATTTTAAATGATTTAAATGTAGAAACTCCTGTATTTATTTTTATATCTTTAGTTGGTGTTAAAGGGTACACAATGGCTACTAACGATAATGAGTACAGGGATGAAAGAAGAAGAATTCATCATCTTATTGATAGAGATGTCTTATTATTACCAGAAACTATAATAGAAGATTATGATGATGAAATCGTAAAATTACTGAAGCCAATTTTCGATTCTCTTTGGAATGCTTGTGGATATCCATCATCTCCTAACTATAATGATAATGGAGAATGGGAACCAATATAA
- a CDS encoding PAS domain S-box protein, with amino-acid sequence MTDAKILLIEDENIEAMDIKLTLESFGYEVPYVASSGDEAVEKALAIMPDLILMDIILKGDIDGIETVSKIKDLNIPVIYLTAHSEESTIERAKLTEPYGYIIKPYDRTELKYAIELAIYKSKLKNDLKDSETKYRTLFNQAADGILLMKGDKFIECNERALEIYGINREQLIGKTHYSIFSPEIQPNGEISENRAVEYINKALDGYPQHFEWKHLKFDATPFYAEISLNRLKIKGQYLLQAIVRDITDRKHAENELKKSHNKEQLRSEIIRDASVSIGIGYPDGKLGFVNKAFEKLTGYSEEELKTINWNVELTPEKWRLTERKCLDELQHSKKSVQYEKEYIKKDGSIVPVELVVNPHLDSKGNVDHYFSFITNITERKEAEEALQDSETEYRDLFNHLNSGVAVYEAVNNGKDFIFKDFNTAAENMEHVRKEDVIGKKLTEAFPGVKDFGIFEVFQKVWKTGNPEYFPENIYKDLKDPGSWRENWVYKLPNGKIVAIYNNITERKTAEKALKENEKSYRELVDNSLVGIYKTNLQGDILFVNDAMAKIFHYDNIDEPKENNIIKLYKNSEDRLQFINKLKKNGHVTDYELETRGKNGQTVNVLVSASLKDNILSGMFMDITQLKRAEKNLLEGEKRFRTLINSSTDMIRILDKNGYIIFDSPSCTKILGYPDGSLIGKSPLEFIHPDDLERVKNDLAEVYENRNPGIPTEFRIRKADGKYLHVESISQNMIHVPNIGGIVVTTHPIQQRKEMEDTLRESEEKYRTLFETDPDYTLLIGTDGIIQDVNKATSDITGLSREELIGKHFIELELAIPEDIPVYVENITQILKGEQIKTFESQFRDKNGKIRWGVITLTPIIKDRSISSIMAIISDFTDRKVAENQLKTTIKEKEVLLREIHHRVKNNMQIISSLLNLQTQHVEGEETINVLKESQGRVKSLAMIHEKLYQSPNFTDINFKEYIRKLVSDIFYSYGISTGTIESVLNIEDINISIDTAIPLGLIINELVTNSVKYAFPKCKGTITLKLKSSKEQMELTIADDGIGIPEDTDIENTETLGLQLVKNLINQLDGTLKLNTDKGTEFKIKFKEVKYKERI; translated from the coding sequence ATGACAGACGCTAAAATTCTATTAATAGAAGATGAGAACATAGAAGCCATGGATATTAAGCTAACATTGGAATCTTTTGGTTATGAAGTTCCCTATGTCGCATCCAGTGGTGATGAAGCTGTAGAGAAAGCATTAGCTATTATGCCTGATCTTATTCTGATGGACATAATTCTTAAAGGCGATATTGATGGTATTGAAACTGTTTCTAAGATTAAAGACCTAAATATTCCTGTTATTTATTTAACTGCTCATTCTGAAGAGTCCACAATTGAAAGAGCCAAACTCACAGAACCATACGGATATATCATAAAACCATACGATCGAACAGAACTTAAATATGCCATAGAACTCGCAATTTACAAAAGTAAATTGAAAAACGATTTAAAAGATAGTGAAACTAAGTATCGTACTCTTTTTAATCAAGCTGCAGATGGTATACTCTTAATGAAAGGAGATAAATTCATAGAATGCAATGAGAGGGCCTTAGAGATTTATGGTATTAATAGGGAGCAATTAATAGGAAAAACCCATTATTCCATATTTTCACCTGAAATACAGCCAAACGGGGAAATATCTGAAAATAGGGCAGTAGAATATATTAACAAAGCTCTCGATGGATATCCGCAGCATTTCGAATGGAAACATCTTAAGTTTGATGCCACACCTTTTTACGCTGAAATATCTTTAAACAGACTAAAAATTAAAGGCCAATACTTGCTCCAAGCTATAGTAAGAGATATTACCGATCGAAAACATGCTGAAAATGAATTAAAGAAAAGTCATAATAAAGAACAATTACGGTCAGAAATAATTCGTGATGCGTCTGTAAGTATAGGAATTGGTTATCCTGATGGTAAATTAGGTTTTGTGAATAAAGCATTTGAAAAACTAACCGGATACTCAGAAGAAGAATTAAAAACCATTAATTGGAATGTGGAATTAACTCCTGAAAAATGGAGATTAACTGAACGAAAATGCTTAGATGAACTTCAACACTCCAAAAAATCTGTCCAATATGAAAAAGAATACATAAAAAAAGATGGTTCAATTGTTCCAGTGGAACTGGTGGTAAACCCACATCTGGACTCAAAAGGTAATGTTGACCATTATTTTTCATTCATAACAAACATCACAGAACGCAAAGAAGCTGAAGAAGCTTTGCAGGATAGTGAAACTGAATACCGCGATTTGTTTAACCATTTGAATAGTGGTGTTGCAGTTTATGAAGCTGTTAACAATGGAAAAGACTTTATTTTTAAAGATTTCAACACTGCTGCAGAGAATATGGAGCATGTACGGAAGGAAGATGTTATCGGTAAAAAGTTGACTGAAGCATTTCCTGGAGTTAAAGATTTTGGAATTTTCGAAGTATTTCAAAAAGTCTGGAAGACTGGAAACCCAGAATATTTTCCTGAAAACATTTACAAAGATCTAAAAGATCCAGGAAGCTGGAGAGAAAACTGGGTATATAAACTCCCCAATGGAAAAATAGTGGCCATTTACAACAACATTACCGAACGCAAAACGGCTGAAAAAGCTTTGAAAGAGAATGAAAAAAGTTATCGAGAGTTGGTTGATAATTCCCTTGTTGGAATTTATAAGACTAATTTACAGGGTGATATCTTATTTGTCAACGATGCTATGGCCAAGATCTTCCACTATGATAATATTGATGAGCCTAAAGAGAATAATATCATAAAATTGTATAAAAACAGTGAAGATCGACTCCAATTTATCAATAAACTGAAAAAAAATGGCCATGTAACCGATTATGAATTGGAAACACGGGGAAAGAATGGCCAAACTGTTAATGTACTTGTAAGTGCTAGTTTGAAAGATAATATACTTTCGGGCATGTTTATGGACATCACTCAACTCAAAAGAGCAGAGAAAAATCTGCTTGAGGGTGAGAAAAGATTTAGGACATTAATTAACAGCTCTACTGATATGATTCGCATCCTTGATAAAAATGGATATATAATTTTTGATTCTCCATCTTGCACAAAAATACTTGGCTATCCTGATGGTTCACTTATAGGTAAGAGTCCTCTCGAATTTATCCATCCTGATGATTTGGAGAGGGTGAAGAATGATTTAGCAGAAGTTTATGAAAACCGGAATCCTGGAATTCCTACGGAGTTCAGAATTCGAAAAGCGGATGGGAAATACCTCCATGTAGAGTCAATCTCTCAGAATATGATCCATGTTCCTAATATTGGAGGTATCGTAGTAACAACCCACCCTATTCAACAACGTAAAGAAATGGAAGATACCCTACGTGAAAGTGAAGAAAAATACCGAACCCTTTTTGAAACAGACCCAGATTATACTCTACTGATTGGAACCGATGGAATTATCCAGGATGTTAATAAAGCAACAAGCGATATAACCGGCCTATCACGGGAAGAATTAATTGGAAAGCACTTTATTGAATTGGAGTTGGCAATTCCCGAAGATATACCAGTCTATGTTGAAAATATAACCCAAATATTAAAAGGAGAACAAATAAAAACATTTGAATCCCAATTCAGAGATAAAAATGGAAAAATTCGTTGGGGGGTCATAACTTTAACTCCCATAATCAAAGATAGGAGCATCTCCTCTATTATGGCAATTATCAGTGATTTTACCGACAGAAAAGTTGCCGAAAACCAATTAAAAACAACAATCAAAGAAAAAGAAGTTCTCCTCCGGGAGATCCATCACAGGGTCAAAAACAACATGCAGATCATCTCCAGTTTGTTGAATTTGCAGACCCAGCATGTGGAAGGAGAAGAAACCATTAACGTATTGAAAGAGAGCCAGGGACGGGTGAAGAGCCTGGCCATGATCCACGAGAAACTCTACCAATCACCTAATTTCACCGATATCAATTTCAAAGAGTATATTAGGAAACTTGTCTCCGACATATTTTATTCTTATGGAATTTCAACAGGCACCATTGAATCAGTATTGAATATTGAAGATATTAACATTAGTATCGACACTGCTATACCATTAGGACTAATCATTAACGAATTAGTAACTAACAGCGTCAAATACGCATTCCCTAAATGTAAAGGAACCATAACCTTAAAACTCAAATCATCAAAAGAACAAATGGAACTCACTATCGCCGATGATGGGATAGGAATACCAGAAGATACCGATATCGAAAACACAGAAACACTTGGCCTGCAACTAGTAAAAAATCTTATAAACCAATTAGACGGCACTTTAAAACTAAATACAGATAAAGGGACAGAATTTAAAATCAAATTTAAGGAAGTGAAATATAAAGAAAGGATTTAA
- a CDS encoding helix-turn-helix domain-containing protein yields the protein MPSKKISKQNVDDICKKYQEGTPTGELASKYKVSTSTIRYHLNKKGIVTPQKYKFSLEEEKQICNEYIYGKGSPYIAKRYKTNDITILKILKRNNINLRDGMRKISLSDERIICNDHIKGKKINDLAGNFNVTQQTIRRILKKNNVKLNPQTKFNRKEEDQICKEYEEGISAKFLGKKYNVHQQTIGKILNRNGIILTKRIITPEIERHICKEYQKGTPTGELASNCEVSRKTILKYLKKNNIKLNPKSKKVYPHLSVEEEENICNDYLDGLSSVKIANMYRRNPNTIIKVLRRNNIEIKSSGRVQKVNTDNQTTICKKYKLGATTYDLADEFDVSPVTIHTILKIHKIEIRKRGEHSIIFSKLDIKQICNAYDEGSTSLELGEKYNCSPSSIINVLQENSIKIRDSTIFNVKEEKSICTEYKRGLNIKEVAKKYNCHVLTIYGILNKYEVERRANKGENHSNWKGGISFAPYCPKFNEEFRERVRNFWNRQCGICEFPEKDGLRRLSVHHVNYEKMVCCDNTPPLFIPLCPSCHSKTNNHRITWENYLTSYIMTWFDGNSYLPSQDD from the coding sequence ATGCCAAGTAAAAAAATTTCTAAACAAAATGTTGATGATATCTGCAAAAAATACCAAGAAGGCACTCCAACAGGTGAATTAGCTAGTAAATATAAAGTATCAACTTCAACAATCAGATATCATTTAAATAAGAAAGGTATTGTAACTCCACAGAAATACAAGTTTTCTTTAGAAGAAGAAAAACAGATTTGCAACGAATATATATATGGAAAAGGATCTCCTTACATAGCAAAAAGATACAAAACTAATGATATAACAATATTAAAGATATTAAAAAGGAATAATATCAATCTAAGAGACGGGATGAGGAAGATTTCTCTTTCAGATGAGCGAATCATTTGCAATGACCATATTAAAGGGAAAAAAATAAACGATTTAGCTGGAAATTTTAATGTCACTCAACAAACAATTCGTAGAATATTAAAAAAAAATAATGTTAAATTAAACCCGCAAACAAAGTTTAATCGGAAGGAAGAAGATCAAATCTGCAAAGAATACGAAGAAGGTATTAGTGCTAAATTTCTTGGAAAGAAGTATAATGTACACCAACAGACAATTGGGAAAATACTAAATAGAAATGGGATAATTTTAACTAAAAGAATCATTACTCCAGAAATAGAAAGACACATCTGCAAAGAATACCAAAAAGGCACTCCAACAGGTGAATTAGCTAGTAATTGTGAGGTATCAAGAAAAACTATCCTCAAATATCTAAAAAAAAATAATATAAAATTAAACCCTAAATCAAAAAAGGTATATCCACACCTTTCAGTTGAAGAAGAAGAAAATATATGTAATGATTATTTAGATGGTCTAAGCAGTGTTAAAATTGCAAATATGTATAGAAGAAATCCCAATACTATTATTAAAGTACTTAGACGAAATAATATCGAAATTAAATCAAGTGGAAGAGTTCAAAAAGTAAATACTGATAATCAAACAACCATATGTAAAAAATATAAATTAGGAGCAACTACGTATGATTTGGCTGACGAATTTGATGTTTCACCAGTGACCATTCATACAATTTTAAAAATACATAAAATAGAAATCAGGAAACGTGGGGAACATTCAATTATTTTTTCTAAATTAGATATAAAACAAATATGTAATGCCTATGATGAAGGATCAACCTCACTTGAACTAGGGGAAAAATATAATTGTAGCCCATCAAGTATAATCAACGTATTACAGGAAAACAGTATTAAAATCCGTGACTCAACCATTTTCAATGTTAAAGAAGAAAAAAGTATCTGTACTGAATATAAAAGAGGATTAAATATTAAAGAAGTTGCAAAAAAATATAATTGCCATGTTTTAACAATTTATGGTATCCTAAATAAATATGAGGTTGAAAGGAGAGCCAATAAAGGCGAAAATCATTCCAATTGGAAGGGAGGAATCTCATTTGCACCTTATTGTCCTAAATTTAACGAAGAATTTAGAGAAAGAGTCAGAAACTTTTGGAATCGTCAGTGCGGAATTTGTGAATTCCCCGAGAAAGATGGTCTAAGAAGATTAAGTGTCCATCATGTAAACTATGAAAAAATGGTCTGCTGTGATAATACTCCTCCATTATTTATCCCATTGTGCCCATCATGTCATTCAAAAACTAATAATCACCGTATTACGTGGGAAAACTATCTAACGAGCTACATTATGACATGGTTTGACGGTAATAGTTACCTACCATCACAGGATGATTAA